One window of Chamaesiphon minutus PCC 6605 genomic DNA carries:
- a CDS encoding RNA-guided endonuclease InsQ/TnpB family protein yields the protein MYQAYKFRLYPTAEQQQYFAGAFGCSRWFWNYSLNLCQETYKATGKGLSRGAIQGLLPQLKIEYPWLKKGAYSQSLQVVALNLSVAYQNFFEKKAGFPSFKSKHGRQSVSYPQNVKVGDKSIKLPIIGEVNCKIHRTFDGTVKTVTVSKNPDGKYFVSILVDDGIPSVDTNTDGKAIGVDVGLIDFCVTSDGSKYKNPRHLKKHSKNLKRKQQKLSRKQKGSSTRHKARRLVAKVHSKIKRVREDFLHKLSRKIVDENQVIAVEDLNVKGMVRNHCLAKAISDAGWGMLGTMLKYKAEKDGKTYIEVDRFFPSSKTCNNCLYKVSEMPLDVRHWDCPKCKSRNDRDVNAAKNIRDEALRFLALGTSAAASGGDVSRGGKISVLSDAVPREAGSPLSTR from the coding sequence ATGTACCAAGCTTACAAATTCCGACTATACCCAACAGCCGAACAGCAGCAATATTTTGCTGGTGCTTTTGGTTGTTCGCGTTGGTTCTGGAATTACAGCCTAAATCTTTGTCAGGAAACATACAAGGCTACTGGTAAGGGGCTAAGTCGAGGTGCGATCCAAGGTCTGTTGCCTCAGCTAAAGATAGAATATCCTTGGCTAAAGAAAGGTGCTTACTCGCAGTCTTTGCAAGTTGTAGCTCTAAACCTATCTGTTGCTTATCAAAACTTCTTTGAGAAAAAAGCTGGTTTTCCTAGCTTCAAATCAAAGCATGGACGGCAATCTGTCAGTTATCCTCAGAATGTCAAAGTCGGCGACAAGTCTATCAAGCTACCTATCATTGGTGAAGTGAATTGTAAAATTCATCGTACTTTTGATGGCACGGTAAAGACTGTCACCGTATCTAAAAACCCAGATGGAAAATATTTTGTTTCTATCTTGGTTGATGACGGCATTCCCAGTGTAGATACTAATACAGACGGCAAGGCAATTGGTGTAGATGTAGGCTTGATTGACTTCTGTGTAACTAGTGATGGCAGTAAGTATAAAAACCCTCGTCACCTCAAGAAACATAGTAAAAATCTCAAGCGCAAACAGCAAAAACTCAGTCGTAAACAGAAGGGGAGTAGCACCAGACATAAAGCCAGAAGATTAGTGGCAAAAGTCCACTCTAAAATCAAGCGCGTTCGTGAAGATTTTCTGCACAAACTATCCCGCAAGATAGTAGACGAAAACCAAGTTATTGCAGTAGAAGATCTAAATGTCAAAGGTATGGTACGCAACCACTGTCTAGCCAAAGCAATTAGCGATGCTGGGTGGGGGATGCTCGGAACAATGCTCAAGTACAAAGCCGAGAAAGATGGGAAAACCTATATTGAGGTTGACCGATTTTTCCCTAGCTCTAAGACTTGCAATAATTGTCTGTACAAAGTATCTGAGATGCCATTGGATGTTCGTCATTGGGATTGCCCTAAATGTAAATCTCGAAACGATCGCGACGTAAATGCGGCAAAAAACATCAGAGATGAAGCCTTGCGGTTTTTGGCATTAGGAACTAGTGCTGCTGCCAGTGGAGGGGATGTAAGTCGTGGTGGCAAGATTTCGGTCTTGTCGGACGCTGTTCCCCGCGAAGCTGGAAGCCCGCTCTCTACCCGATAG